In one Candidatus Palibaumannia cicadellinicola genomic region, the following are encoded:
- the prfA gene encoding peptide chain release factor 1, translating into MKASIITKLKALQERYDEVERLLGNPKIVTDRERLRILSKEYAQLAEVTTCFQRWQQVQNNIHTTWQMLEDYEMRDIAQEELNQLRTLLVPLEQQLQVLLLQKDPNDERGCFLEVRAGTGGDEAALFAGDLFRMYSRYAEIHRWKVEIVSASYGQHGGYKEIIVKISHENAYGQLKFESGGHRVQRVPETESQGRIHTSSCTVAVIPEILKAELPEINVDDLRIDTFRSSGAGGQHVNTTESAIRITHLPTGLVVECQDERSQHKNKAKALAVLGARLRAVEAQCRQQEESCIRRNLLGSGYRSDRIRTYNFQQGRITDHRIGLTIYQLDEVIEGKLEILLQPIMQEYQANQLAALSETT; encoded by the coding sequence ATGAAAGCTTCTATAATTACCAAGTTGAAAGCGTTGCAAGAGCGTTATGACGAAGTAGAAAGACTGCTAGGTAACCCTAAGATAGTTACCGATAGGGAACGTTTACGCATATTATCCAAAGAGTATGCGCAACTTGCTGAGGTGACCACCTGTTTCCAACGTTGGCAACAGGTGCAAAATAACATCCATACAACCTGGCAGATGCTTGAAGATTATGAAATGCGCGATATTGCACAAGAAGAACTCAATCAGTTACGTACCTTGCTCGTTCCACTAGAACAACAGTTACAAGTTTTACTATTACAAAAAGATCCTAATGATGAACGCGGGTGTTTTCTTGAAGTACGCGCCGGTACTGGAGGAGATGAAGCTGCATTATTTGCTGGAGACTTATTTCGTATGTATAGTCGTTACGCAGAAATACATCGTTGGAAAGTAGAAATAGTAAGTGCAAGTTACGGTCAGCACGGGGGCTATAAAGAAATTATCGTCAAAATTTCTCATGAGAACGCCTATGGTCAGCTTAAATTTGAATCTGGTGGTCACCGTGTGCAACGCGTACCGGAAACAGAATCTCAGGGACGTATCCATACTTCCTCCTGCACCGTCGCAGTAATCCCTGAGATTCTAAAGGCTGAATTACCGGAAATTAATGTTGATGACTTGCGTATCGACACTTTTCGTTCGTCAGGTGCTGGGGGACAGCACGTGAATACTACAGAATCTGCTATTCGTATTACCCATTTGCCAACTGGTTTAGTTGTCGAGTGCCAGGATGAACGTTCGCAGCATAAAAACAAAGCTAAAGCTTTAGCGGTACTAGGCGCCCGCTTGCGCGCAGTAGAAGCACAGTGTCGACAACAAGAAGAGTCTTGCATCCGCCGTAATTTACTTGGTAGCGGTTATCGTTCGGATCGGATCCGTACTTATAATTTTCAGCAGGGACGCATTACAGATCACAGGATAGGTTTAACTATTTATCAGTTAGATGAGGTTATAGAGGGTAAGCTAGAGATATTACTTCAGCCCATTATGCAGGAATATCAAGCTAATCAGCTCGCAGCATTATCTGAGACTACATGA
- the pepA gene encoding leucyl aminopeptidase: protein MHFSVKSGSPEKQRSACIVVGIFEPRRFSSIAKQLDKISKGYISALLRRGELEGKVGQTLFLHHVPNVLSERILLIGCGKERELDERKYKQIIHETINSLNNTGSMEAICFLTELHVKGRNTYWKVRQAVETAQDSLYTFNQFKSNKKELRRPLRKIVFNLSTRSELISGERAIQHGLAIATGIKAAKDLSNMPPNICNSAYLASHARLLANSYSNNTTIMVFGEKEMKELGMNAYLAVGQGSTNESLMSVIEYHGNPDREARPIVLVGKGLTFDSGGISIKPSDNMNEMKYDMCGAATVYGVMCVALALNLPLNIIGVLAGCENMVDGHSLRPGDILTTLSGQTVEVLNTDAEGRLVLCDTLTYVERFNPEIVIDIATLTGACIIALGHHLTGLMSNQNQLSNELRSAAEQAGDRVWPLPLVDEFQEQLESHFADMTNLGGRPGGAITAGCFLSRFAQKYHWAHLDIAGTAWNSGKTKGATGRPVAMLSQFLLNRSAFSCDESIDK, encoded by the coding sequence ATGCATTTTAGTGTCAAAAGCGGTAGCCCGGAAAAGCAACGCAGTGCCTGTATTGTTGTAGGAATTTTTGAACCACGCCGTTTCTCCTCTATCGCTAAACAGCTTGATAAAATTAGTAAAGGCTATATCAGCGCTCTACTCCGCCGTGGTGAATTAGAAGGTAAAGTAGGGCAGACTTTGTTTTTACATCATGTTCCTAATGTATTGTCTGAACGAATTTTACTTATCGGCTGTGGCAAGGAACGCGAGCTAGATGAACGCAAGTATAAACAGATAATTCATGAAACTATTAATAGTTTAAACAATACCGGTTCAATGGAAGCAATCTGTTTCTTGACGGAACTACATGTCAAGGGTAGAAATACGTATTGGAAAGTACGCCAGGCTGTGGAAACAGCTCAAGATTCACTCTATACTTTCAATCAATTCAAAAGTAATAAAAAAGAGCTACGGCGACCACTACGTAAAATAGTATTTAACCTATCGACACGTAGTGAGTTAATTAGCGGTGAACGCGCTATACAACATGGTCTAGCTATTGCTACTGGCATCAAAGCTGCTAAAGATCTATCAAATATGCCACCTAACATCTGCAACTCAGCCTATCTAGCATCTCATGCTCGCTTATTAGCGAATAGCTACAGCAATAATACAACAATCATGGTATTTGGCGAAAAAGAGATGAAAGAGTTGGGAATGAACGCTTATTTAGCTGTAGGCCAAGGTTCTACCAACGAATCACTAATGTCAGTTATCGAATATCATGGTAATCCAGATCGAGAAGCCCGTCCGATAGTACTAGTTGGTAAGGGGCTTACTTTTGATTCCGGTGGTATTTCTATTAAACCCTCCGACAATATGAATGAGATGAAATATGATATGTGTGGTGCTGCCACTGTCTATGGCGTTATGTGCGTGGCACTAGCATTAAACTTACCTCTGAATATTATTGGAGTCCTGGCAGGCTGTGAGAATATGGTTGATGGTCATTCGTTACGGCCGGGAGATATACTCACTACTCTTTCCGGACAGACTGTGGAAGTATTAAATACTGATGCTGAGGGTCGTCTGGTACTATGCGATACTCTTACTTACGTGGAACGTTTTAATCCAGAAATTGTAATTGATATCGCTACTTTAACAGGCGCTTGCATTATTGCATTGGGACATCATCTAACCGGGCTCATGTCTAACCAAAATCAACTATCTAATGAACTCCGTAGCGCTGCTGAGCAGGCTGGAGATCGTGTCTGGCCTTTACCGCTGGTAGATGAGTTTCAGGAACAACTTGAGTCTCACTTTGCCGATATGACTAATCTTGGTGGGCGTCCTGGCGGAGCTATTACCGCTGGTTGTTTTTTGTCTCGCTTCGCACAGAAATATCATTGGGCACATTTGGATATTGCAGGTACCGCCTGGAATTCTGGAAAAACTAAGGGCGCTACCGGGCGTCCGGTGGCAATGTTATCGCAGTTCTTACTCAATCGTTCCGCTTTTAGTTGTGATGAGTCAATAGATAAATGA
- the ychF gene encoding redox-regulated ATPase YchF codes for MGLKCGIVGLPNVGKSTLFNALTKAHIAAENFLFCTIEPNTGVLSVPDSRLDQLAAIVKPQRVIPTTIKFVDTAGLVKGASKGQGLGNKFLTKIREVEVINHVVRCFEHENIIHVEGKIDPASDIDVINTELALSDLNTCERAINRVQKNVKDRDQNTKLELSALEKCLMHLSHAGMLRTLNLSNEEKSTISYLSLLTLKPTIYIANVNDYCFKNNHYLDIVYTIASQEESIVIAVCATAESDIADLEKEEYDAFITELDLKEHGLNRVIRASYELLKLQTYFTAGIKEVRAWTIPVGATALQAAGQIHTDFQKGFIRAQTIAFNDFVKFNGEKGAKKAGKMRFEGKEYVVKDGDVMNFLFNI; via the coding sequence ATGGGTTTAAAATGCGGCATTGTTGGATTGCCTAACGTAGGAAAATCAACGCTGTTTAATGCACTAACTAAAGCGCATATTGCAGCAGAAAATTTTTTATTCTGTACTATTGAACCTAATACTGGTGTTTTATCTGTACCAGATTCACGATTAGATCAGCTTGCTGCAATTGTGAAACCACAGCGCGTCATTCCTACAACAATAAAGTTTGTCGATACTGCAGGCTTGGTAAAAGGTGCATCCAAAGGTCAAGGTTTAGGTAATAAGTTTCTAACTAAGATTCGTGAAGTAGAAGTAATTAATCATGTCGTACGTTGTTTTGAACATGAAAACATCATTCATGTGGAGGGGAAAATAGATCCTGCATCAGATATTGATGTCATCAATACCGAATTAGCGTTGTCGGATCTGAACACTTGTGAACGTGCTATTAATAGAGTACAGAAAAACGTTAAAGATCGTGATCAAAATACTAAGCTCGAGTTATCCGCCCTAGAAAAATGCCTAATGCATCTAAGCCATGCAGGCATGTTACGTACATTAAATTTAAGTAATGAAGAGAAAAGTACTATTAGCTATCTAAGTTTACTAACGCTGAAACCAACGATATATATCGCTAATGTGAATGACTATTGTTTTAAGAATAATCATTATTTAGACATAGTCTACACTATTGCTTCTCAAGAAGAATCGATTGTCATTGCCGTATGCGCAACAGCTGAGTCTGATATTGCCGATTTGGAAAAAGAAGAATACGACGCTTTTATAACAGAATTAGATCTAAAAGAACACGGACTAAATCGTGTCATTAGAGCTAGTTATGAGCTACTCAAGTTACAAACGTACTTTACAGCTGGCATAAAAGAAGTACGTGCCTGGACTATCCCAGTAGGCGCTACAGCATTACAGGCTGCGGGTCAGATTCATACTGATTTTCAAAAAGGATTTATCCGTGCTCAAACTATTGCTTTTAATGATTTTGTTAAATTTAACGGTGAAAAAGGTGCCAAAAAAGCAGGTAAAATGCGTTTTGAAGGTAAAGAGTACGTTGTAAAAGATGGCGATGTGATGAATTTCCTGTTTAATATCTAA
- the prmC gene encoding peptide chain release factor N(5)-glutamine methyltransferase translates to MTWRQWLDQASSRLTTSPSPRRDAEILLEQVVGIGRTHLLAFGETLLDEAHRTQLEDLLERRARGEPIAYITGEWEFWSLPLRVSTETLIPRPDTECLVELALDLLLPTKAEVLDLGTGTGAITLALASERPIWRLTGVDIHPGVVALAYDNAVRIGVKNVYFLCGSWFQPLQWQATRYSLIVSNPPYIDANDPHLNHGDVYFEPKSALVADNHGIADIAAICNAAGRYLQYSGWLILEHGWQQGAEVRRLLTQAGFVHITTIRDYGNNERVSLGQWFY, encoded by the coding sequence ATCACTTGGCGGCAATGGCTTGACCAAGCCAGTTCCCGGCTTACTACGTCACCAAGTCCAAGACGTGATGCAGAAATATTACTAGAGCAAGTAGTAGGCATAGGACGGACGCATCTGTTAGCGTTCGGAGAAACTTTGTTAGATGAGGCTCACCGCACGCAGCTAGAGGATTTACTAGAGCGTCGAGCACGCGGTGAGCCTATCGCTTATATAACTGGTGAGTGGGAGTTTTGGTCATTACCTCTGAGGGTCTCTACCGAGACCCTCATTCCTCGGCCAGATACCGAATGTTTAGTGGAACTTGCGCTAGATCTACTATTACCAACTAAGGCTGAAGTGCTTGATCTAGGCACTGGAACTGGTGCTATTACGCTCGCGCTAGCATCAGAACGACCAATTTGGCGTTTAACCGGAGTAGATATTCATCCAGGTGTAGTTGCTTTAGCTTACGATAATGCTGTACGTATCGGCGTAAAAAATGTGTACTTCCTGTGTGGCAGCTGGTTTCAACCATTGCAATGGCAAGCAACACGTTATAGTTTGATTGTGAGTAATCCACCCTATATTGATGCTAATGACCCACATTTAAATCATGGAGATGTATATTTCGAACCTAAAAGCGCGCTAGTTGCTGACAATCATGGTATAGCAGATATAGCGGCAATCTGTAATGCCGCCGGTAGATATTTACAGTACAGCGGTTGGTTAATATTAGAACATGGTTGGCAACAAGGAGCAGAGGTACGTAGATTACTTACCCAAGCTGGTTTTGTTCATATAACTACTATACGTGATTATGGTAATAATGAGCGTGTTAGTCTAGGACAATGGTTTTATTAA
- a CDS encoding LptF/LptG family permease: MREVLNDYINNTILNAIINTLFILVSLSGMIKYINQLRKVNQGSYSVLSAGEYVLLSIPKDIVIFLPKISSKEWGRVSLLSIKYVMALSLSFIFGPLRSVQIGVRVVTGISFGFMFYVLDNVFRLLSLFYHISPMLGALLLRMLFLTISIVLLFKLR; the protein is encoded by the coding sequence ATGCGTGAAGTATTAAACGATTATATTAATAATACTATTTTGAATGCTATTATAAATACACTCTTCATATTAGTTTCTTTATCAGGGATGATAAAATATATTAACCAATTACGTAAAGTTAACCAAGGTAGCTATTCGGTGCTCAGCGCCGGAGAGTATGTACTGCTTAGTATTCCTAAAGATATCGTAATTTTCTTACCTAAAATCTCTTCAAAAGAGTGGGGAAGAGTATCACTCTTATCAATTAAATATGTGATGGCTCTATCTTTATCTTTTATTTTCGGACCTTTGCGTAGCGTGCAGATAGGGGTGCGGGTTGTCACTGGTATTAGCTTTGGCTTTATGTTTTATGTTCTAGATAATGTATTTAGACTTTTAAGTCTATTCTATCATATATCGCCTATGCTTGGGGCATTACTACTTCGTATGCTTTTTTTAACCATTAGTATTGTTCTGCTCTTCAAACTACGTTAA
- the nadE gene encoding ammonia-dependent NAD(+) synthetase, with the protein MEKQQEIITTLGVKSKIEPAQEVRISVNFIKNYLTKHSFLHTLVLGISGGQDSTLTGKLCQLAIKELRYDTGEERYQFIAVRLPYGEQKDESDCHDVMTFIQPDHMININIQSSIKASEATLYNAGFTLSDFFKGNEKARERMKVQYSIAGMTAGLVVGTNNAAEAMTGFFTKYGDGGADINPLFRLNKRQVTALLQYFGCPEHLYLKAPTADLEEQRPALPDELALGVTYTQIDDYLEGKIIDVKAARTIEDWYQRTKHKRHLPITVFDNFWQ; encoded by the coding sequence ATGGAAAAACAACAAGAAATTATAACAACACTGGGTGTCAAATCAAAAATAGAACCTGCTCAAGAAGTGCGAATAAGCGTTAATTTTATCAAAAATTATTTAACTAAACATTCTTTTCTACATACGCTGGTATTAGGCATTAGTGGCGGACAAGATTCTACTCTAACTGGTAAATTATGCCAACTTGCTATCAAAGAATTACGGTATGATACTGGAGAGGAAAGATATCAATTTATCGCTGTGCGGCTTCCCTATGGAGAACAGAAAGACGAGTCAGACTGTCATGATGTCATGACCTTCATCCAACCTGACCATATGATTAATATTAATATTCAAAGCTCCATTAAAGCTAGTGAAGCCACTTTGTACAATGCTGGTTTCACTTTAAGTGACTTTTTCAAGGGTAATGAGAAAGCCCGTGAACGTATGAAAGTACAATATAGCATTGCTGGCATGACCGCTGGGTTGGTTGTTGGTACAAATAATGCAGCAGAAGCAATGACTGGCTTCTTCACTAAATATGGTGATGGCGGTGCTGATATAAACCCTTTATTCCGGCTCAATAAACGCCAAGTCACAGCTTTGTTGCAGTACTTTGGGTGTCCAGAACATCTTTATCTTAAAGCGCCAACTGCTGATTTAGAAGAACAACGTCCAGCTTTACCAGATGAATTAGCGCTAGGGGTAACTTATACGCAAATAGATGATTATCTTGAAGGAAAAATTATTGATGTAAAAGCTGCACGAACAATTGAAGACTGGTATCAACGAACTAAACATAAACGTCATCTGCCGATCACAGTTTTCGATAATTTTTGGCAATAA
- the ispE gene encoding 4-(cytidine 5'-diphospho)-2-C-methyl-D-erythritol kinase — MIRQWPAPAKLNLFLYITGRRPDGYHLLQTLFQFLDYGDSITITPTNNYKIRLLNPIPGVVEENNLILRAAQLLQSHCFKMGKSILGADISLKKRLPIGSGLGGGSSDAATVLIALNAQWQCRLDIQTLAHLGLMLGADVPVFVYGQAAIAEGIGDTFTPVLPAEKWYLVAIPQIQIATSIIFNHPNLQRNTPKRSIRQLLEAPFYNTCEPIIRNHFPVVEQHLLWLLKYAPSRLTGTGACVFAEFDTESAARRIFLLAPKWMHGFVARGMNISPLHHMLLQEYHE, encoded by the coding sequence ATGATACGTCAGTGGCCAGCGCCGGCTAAACTTAATTTATTTTTATATATTACCGGTCGCCGTCCTGATGGTTACCATCTTTTACAAACACTTTTTCAATTTCTAGATTATGGTGATAGTATCACTATCACACCTACTAATAACTACAAGATTAGACTACTTAACCCTATTCCTGGCGTGGTAGAAGAGAATAATTTAATTCTTCGTGCTGCCCAACTATTACAAAGCCATTGTTTTAAAATGGGAAAAAGCATATTAGGTGCAGATATTAGTCTAAAAAAACGCCTACCGATAGGCAGTGGTCTCGGCGGTGGTTCGTCAGATGCTGCGACGGTATTGATAGCACTTAATGCTCAATGGCAATGCCGACTCGATATTCAGACGTTAGCTCACTTAGGGCTAATGCTAGGTGCCGATGTCCCGGTATTTGTTTACGGTCAAGCGGCCATAGCTGAAGGTATAGGTGATACTTTTACACCGGTGCTCCCAGCTGAAAAATGGTATTTAGTTGCTATTCCGCAAATCCAAATTGCTACTTCGATTATTTTTAATCATCCTAATTTACAAAGAAATACACCTAAACGTTCTATTAGGCAATTATTAGAAGCACCTTTTTATAATACTTGCGAGCCCATAATCAGAAACCACTTTCCAGTGGTTGAACAACATCTATTATGGCTGTTAAAATACGCGCCGTCACGATTAACTGGTACAGGCGCTTGTGTATTTGCAGAATTTGATACCGAATCTGCTGCGCGCCGGATATTTTTACTTGCACCAAAATGGATGCATGGTTTTGTCGCTCGAGGTATGAACATTTCGCCATTACACCACATGTTATTGCAGGAGTATCATGAGTAA
- the pth gene encoding aminoacyl-tRNA hydrolase, giving the protein MTIKLIVGLANPGDKYMTTRHNVGAWYVKQLANENRQYLKENRNVFGYTGHFNLGEKYVRLLVPTKFMNDNGKAVAAMATFYHIAPEEILIAHDELNISPGYARLKYKGSHGGHNGLKDIIHSLGNNPNFYRLRIGIGHPGDKNKVVSFVLDTPSVTEQELIQNAINESVRCTSILIQEDAVKAMHQLHTHLSIS; this is encoded by the coding sequence GTGACCATCAAACTTATTGTAGGGCTTGCTAATCCAGGGGATAAATATATGACAACTCGCCATAATGTTGGCGCCTGGTATGTCAAGCAGCTAGCTAATGAAAATCGTCAGTATTTAAAAGAAAACCGCAATGTTTTTGGCTATACTGGTCACTTTAATCTTGGTGAAAAATATGTACGATTGCTAGTGCCGACCAAATTTATGAATGATAATGGTAAAGCAGTGGCTGCAATGGCTACATTTTATCACATCGCGCCGGAAGAAATTTTAATTGCACACGACGAGCTCAATATCTCACCTGGTTATGCTCGTCTGAAATATAAAGGTAGTCATGGTGGTCACAATGGATTAAAAGATATTATCCACAGTTTGGGTAATAATCCCAATTTTTACAGACTGCGGATTGGCATTGGTCACCCCGGTGATAAAAACAAAGTAGTAAGCTTTGTTTTAGATACACCATCGGTGACAGAACAGGAGCTAATTCAAAATGCTATCAATGAGTCGGTACGTTGTACTAGCATTCTTATTCAGGAAGATGCTGTCAAAGCGATGCACCAGCTACATACCCACCTATCTATATCGTGA
- the fabI gene encoding enoyl-ACP reductase FabI, with the protein MGFLTGKRILVTGIASHRSIAYGITQALYREGAELAFTYQHNKLKSRVEHFAADFNSSIVLPCDVAEDASIKALFTGLVKLWPNFDGFIHAIAYAPSNQLNGDYVSTVTREGFAISHDISAYSFVAITKACRSMLNPNSALVTLTYLGAERAIPNYNVMGLAKASLEANTRYMANAMGPQGVRVNAISAGPIRTLAASGIRNFKKMLSYYESVTPIRRLVTIKDIGNTAAFLCSDLSAGITGEVVHVDGGFHIAVMNELE; encoded by the coding sequence ATGGGTTTTCTTACTGGTAAGCGTATTCTAGTCACAGGTATCGCTAGCCATCGTTCTATTGCCTACGGTATCACTCAGGCTCTATACCGTGAGGGAGCAGAGCTAGCTTTTACTTATCAACATAATAAGCTCAAATCGCGAGTGGAACATTTTGCAGCAGATTTTAATTCGAGCATCGTGCTACCATGTGATGTCGCGGAAGATGCTAGCATTAAAGCACTTTTTACCGGTTTGGTAAAGTTATGGCCTAACTTTGACGGCTTTATTCATGCCATTGCTTATGCTCCTAGTAATCAACTGAATGGTGACTATGTTAGTACGGTGACTCGCGAAGGCTTTGCTATATCGCATGATATCAGCGCTTATAGTTTTGTTGCTATCACAAAAGCATGCCGATCCATGCTGAATCCTAACTCTGCCCTTGTTACCCTTACCTATCTTGGAGCAGAACGTGCTATTCCTAACTATAATGTGATGGGTTTAGCAAAAGCATCTTTGGAGGCTAACACCCGCTATATGGCCAATGCTATGGGACCTCAGGGTGTACGCGTTAATGCTATTTCTGCTGGTCCCATTCGAACACTAGCGGCTTCCGGCATACGAAACTTTAAAAAAATGCTGAGCTATTATGAATCGGTTACGCCTATTCGTCGCTTAGTAACTATTAAAGATATTGGTAACACCGCGGCATTTTTGTGCTCTGATTTATCAGCTGGTATTACCGGTGAAGTTGTGCATGTAGATGGCGGTTTTCATATCGCTGTTATGAACGAACTAGAATAG
- a CDS encoding ribose-phosphate pyrophosphokinase — protein sequence MPDMKLFAGNAIPELAQRIANRLYTSLGAAAVSRFSDGEVSVQINENVRGGDLFIIQSTCAPTNDNLMELVVMVDALRRASAGRITAVIPYFGYARQDRRVRSARVPITAKVVADFLSSVGVDRVLTVDLHAEQIQGFFDVPVDNVFGSPILLEDMLQQDLKNPIVVSPDIGGVVRARAIAKRLNDTDMAIIDKRRPRANISQVMHIIGEVADRDCVLVDDMIDTSSTLCKAAEALKEHGAKRVFAYATHPILSGNAYENIKNSVIDEVIICDTIPLNTAIKALPNVRTLTLSGMLAEAIRRISNEESISAMFEH from the coding sequence GTGCCTGATATGAAGCTTTTTGCTGGTAACGCTATCCCAGAACTAGCACAACGTATTGCTAATCGTTTGTATACTAGTCTTGGTGCAGCAGCAGTTAGTCGTTTTAGCGATGGAGAGGTTAGCGTGCAAATTAATGAAAACGTACGCGGTGGTGATTTATTTATCATTCAGTCAACCTGTGCTCCTACCAACGATAACCTAATGGAATTAGTCGTCATGGTTGATGCTCTACGTCGTGCTTCTGCGGGACGTATCACTGCAGTAATACCATACTTTGGTTATGCGAGACAAGATCGTCGTGTTCGCTCCGCACGCGTACCAATTACTGCAAAAGTTGTAGCTGATTTTCTTTCAAGTGTCGGTGTAGATCGAGTTCTAACAGTAGATCTACATGCCGAACAAATTCAAGGCTTCTTCGATGTTCCGGTAGATAATGTTTTTGGTAGTCCGATCCTACTAGAAGATATGCTACAACAAGATCTAAAAAATCCTATTGTGGTATCACCGGATATTGGCGGTGTTGTCCGCGCTCGTGCTATTGCTAAACGACTTAATGATACCGATATGGCAATTATCGATAAACGTCGTCCGCGCGCCAATATTTCACAAGTAATGCATATTATCGGTGAAGTAGCGGATCGTGATTGTGTACTAGTTGATGACATGATTGATACTAGCAGCACACTATGCAAAGCAGCAGAAGCGCTGAAAGAACATGGTGCCAAGCGTGTATTCGCCTATGCTACTCACCCGATTTTATCAGGCAACGCCTATGAAAATATTAAGAACTCGGTAATTGATGAAGTCATTATATGTGATACTATTCCATTAAATACTGCTATTAAAGCGCTGCCCAATGTACGTACTCTTACGTTGTCCGGTATGCTAGCAGAAGCTATTCGTAGAATTAGTAATGAAGAATCAATTTCTGCAATGTTTGAGCATTAA
- the lolB gene encoding lipoprotein insertase outer membrane protein LolB gives MSLLLTSCSIHTPLLPAQSNLNLKWHNHKQLVAKINSYKLSGAFAYISNTQKVYARFYWEQIHTDHYRILLLNLIGQKQIDLYVRPGVVQIIDNHNQIYVSDDALIKKLLGIDIPLKNLCQWMLGLPGNTTNFTLDQRGYLHKIYSSHNGQYWTVTYKCYHYDTVPALPANLEIQQGENSIKFKIDNWSLS, from the coding sequence ATGAGCTTATTACTCACATCTTGTAGTATTCATACACCATTATTACCAGCACAAAGTAACCTTAATCTAAAATGGCACAATCACAAGCAGTTAGTTGCGAAAATTAATAGTTATAAACTTAGCGGTGCTTTTGCCTATATTTCAAATACCCAAAAAGTTTATGCTCGCTTTTATTGGGAACAAATTCACACTGATCATTATAGAATTTTGTTACTGAATCTAATTGGTCAAAAACAAATAGACTTATATGTACGACCAGGAGTAGTGCAAATTATTGATAATCATAACCAAATATATGTCAGCGACGATGCCTTGATAAAAAAACTTTTAGGCATCGATATTCCACTGAAGAATTTATGTCAGTGGATGCTGGGTCTTCCCGGTAACACAACTAATTTCACACTAGATCAACGAGGCTACCTACATAAAATTTATTCTAGTCATAATGGCCAGTATTGGACAGTGACTTATAAGTGTTATCATTATGACACAGTACCTGCTTTACCCGCCAACTTAGAAATACAGCAAGGCGAAAATAGCATCAAATTTAAAATAGACAATTGGAGTCTGTCATGA
- a CDS encoding LptF/LptG family permease has protein sequence MAEIAQFIILLSFVIDLLIILSHLHAKSEIIAMHACDIGKHLIIQAAFMLSMFTALFRAINVIWLSP, from the coding sequence GTGGCAGAAATAGCACAATTCATTATCCTACTAAGTTTTGTGATAGATTTATTAATAATCCTAAGTCATTTACACGCTAAAAGCGAGATTATCGCGATGCACGCCTGCGATATTGGTAAACATTTAATTATCCAGGCAGCATTTATGCTGAGCATGTTCACTGCATTGTTCCGAGCTATCAATGTCATATGGCTATCTCCATAG